The DNA segment TTCCCCGCGCGCAGTGGTGCGTCGCAGGCTCTGCGCCTTAACGCGGCGGACACGGTTCGCGTTGTGACCCGCGAACGGCTTGGGAAGTGGTGTCTTTTGCGTCATCGCGAAGGTGCTCTCAGCCTCGGCAACCTCTCTCTGGACGCGACGTCGGCGCAAAAGCGCGTCTTCCCGCATCGCCTGTGCTCGTTGGATTTGCCTTCGCCCGCTCGGGGCGCTGCTTCCCCTACGAAACTACACAATGCCGCGGAAGCCTGTCAAGGGATTGGGCCCGGCTCAGCCTTCGCCGAGCCCTCCCTCCTCCGCCGGCCCCCGCTCGCGGAGCGCCAGACGCCGCCGCAGCGTAGGCTCGCGATGGCTCTTTTCACGCGGCCGCTGCGCTTCGGCGGGCGCCTTGGTTCCGCACGCGGCGCAGCCCGTGCAGAGCGTGGCGCGATCGCCAAACACCCGGCTCAAGGTCTCCGAAAAGCTGGGCCACGGTGCATCCGGATACCCGTCGTGGACGACGATCCGCCACGGGGACCGGGTGATGAGCAGGGTCATGGCCAGATCTTCGCTCGTCACGTCCTCGTCCTGCAGGGCCACGCGCTCGATCTGCGCATCCGAGACCCGCGCCCCCTCGGCATCCGTGACCCAAATGCCCTCGGGCGTGATGTAGACGTGCAACTCCGCCTCGCAGGCCGGCTGCTCGTCGAGCATGTAGCGCAGCATCGCGAGGGATTCCTCGTACTCGTCCTCCAGCAGGGCGGCCGCGAGGCGATCCCGTACGCGCAAGGCCAGCTCGACGACGGCCCTGTGCAGGCGAAAGCGGGCAAACGGATCGAGCGCCACACAGACGGATCGCCCGAACTGACTTGCCAGTGCCCGCGCGAGCATCGACTGCCACT comes from the Alicyclobacillus vulcanalis genome and includes:
- the ytxC gene encoding sporulation protein YtxC, with protein sequence MLIFELTAELDSLGLAGRLTECGAASYVVSGDRPRVVCECGPALYPRVAQLVAGTMTRDWLQARVVDRVNRMEPLWAAEEVQFHAIIELSETRLKNRPVAGHTLDEWQSMLARALASQFGRSVCVALDPFARFRLHRAVVELALRVRDRLAAALLEDEYEESLAMLRYMLDEQPACEAELHVYITPEGIWVTDAEGARVSDAQIERVALQDEDVTSEDLAMTLLITRSPWRIVVHDGYPDAPWPSFSETLSRVFGDRATLCTGCAACGTKAPAEAQRPREKSHREPTLRRRLALRERGPAEEGGLGEG